The window CGGATGCCCTCGCGGCCGTTCCCCCGGGCACGACGCCCGTGGTCGTCACGGCTGGAGTGCTCGTCTATATTCCCTTCGCCGAGCGGATGCGGCTCGTCGACGCCATTCGGCAGTCGGGTGCCCGCTGGGTATCGCTCGAGGGTGCAGGCGTGCTGCCAGAGGTGCGCGAGCGCCTGCCGCAGGGCGACCATTCTGCTCGATTTGTCGTCGCGCTCGACGAGCATCCGATCGCGTTCTGCTCGCCTCACGGCGACGAGTTGGCCGCGCTCGGTTAGCCTGCGGGTGCGTACACGGCGCGAGCGAGCGCGTCGAGAACACTGGCGGTGCGCGGGCCGAAGCCGAGCACCTGGCCCGAGTTCATGTCAACGAATCGCTCGTTGATGCCGGCGGGGGTCTGGGCGATCGCCACCTTGGAGTCGAGTAGTCCCTGAACTCCTCCCGCGCTCTCGAGCCCGGATGTCATCACCAGAATGAGGTCGGGCCGTGCCGCGATTACGGCCTCATCGGTCATGGGCTGCATTCCCGTCCAGCCGATTTCGGTAGCGACGTCGATGCCGCCGAGGCCGTTGATGATGTCGTTGGCGCCGGATTCCTTGCCGAAGAGGTAGTAGATGCCAGACCCGCCGCGCAGGTAGAGAAAGAGCATCCGCAGCTTCTCGCCCTCTTCCTGGGGGGCGATGGCAGCGATCTCGGCAACCTTGGCGGTGATGTCGGCCTGCAGGCTTTCGGCGAGCATCGCGCCCGTTTCGGGGGCACCGAATGCCGCGGCCACCTGGGTTGCGAGCTGGCTCACGCCGGCAAAGCCGGGAGTGTCGTTGACGAAGACCACGGGGATGCCGGCGTCGCGCATCTGCAGAACTACGTCAACAGGGCCGACCGAGCCGTCGGTGACGACGAGCGTTGGTCGCAGGGCAATGATCGACTCGTTGTTGATGCTGTGGCCGCTTGAGGTGACCACCGGCAGGTCCTCGACCTCGGCGAAGGTGGACGAGACGTCCCGACCCACGAGGGTGTCAGCGAAGCCGAGTCCGACGATCGTGGCGGCGATAGACCCGGACATATCGAGCCCCAGCACGCGCTCCGTGCTCGTCACTGTCACGCTCGTGTCGCCGCTCAGGTCGTGAGAGGTCACGGTCGCTGGCAGCGTCTGCTGGGGGTCCTCGGTGATCGACTTGATTGAGGTCGAGCCGAGCATCGCGGTCGATGCACCCTTCCACTCGCGCGGGTTCTCCACAAAGTCGAGCTCTGAGAGTGGCACCTGCTGGGCCGATGCGTCGCTTGCCTCGGGGTGCGGTGCGGCGCCCACGCTGTTGCCGCTGCATCCAGCCAGAAGCGCGATGCTGGCGATGGATGCGAAGACAGCGAGGATCGGGCGGGTCGTGAGGCGCGTAGACAAACGGAAATCCTTGGGTGCTGGGCGGCGAGCGGCGACCGCCGCTGTTAGGTAATCCTAACCAAAGTCGCCTGGGGGCGCCATGGTCGCGCTCGGCAGCCTTTGCCATGAGGCGCGCCACGGCCGCGAGCATAAGCTTGACGCGATGACTGACTCACGCGAATCCGAGCATGCACCGGGCGAGACCGAACTCGGCAGCGACCTGCCCAGCGCTGATCTGCCCAGCGCTGATCTGCCCAGCGCTGACTCGCTCTCAGAGCAGCACGCCAGCATCCTGCAGTTTGAATCACGAGCATGGGGGCATGCGGGAGTCAAAGACGAGGCGATTCGCGTGGAGCTTGGGCTCACCTCCGCCCGCTACTATCAGTTGCTGAACGCCGCGATCGAATCTCCCGCAGCCGTCAAGCACGACCCGATGCTCGTGCGCAGACTTCGCAGGATTCGGGACGGGCGCGCGCGGGGGATCTCAGCGGGCGCCGAACCCGAGGATCTGTGACCGCGGCGGGAACCTCGGCCTGCGCCCCAGCGTCACGGCCGAACAAGACCTAAAGGAAGACGATGGCCACCCGCATCAAGGATCGTTTCGACGACATCCCCGACGACCTCACGCGCGTCGGCGCCCACCGTGCCCCTGCTCCTCGCTCTCGTCGCTGGATCGGCCTGGCCTGGGCCGCAGCAGCGACTGTCGTGCTCGTCGCCGGCGGTCTCTTCGGGCTCAGCCTGCTCAACCCCGACCTGGGCCTTACGATTCCCGGAGTCGGCACCTCAGCCGAGGCCGGTGCGCCTGGCGCTGGTGACGATGCCGCCGCCGTTGTCGAACCAGCGCTCGACCCCGAGGTTGCCATCACGGTGCTCAACGGCACCGGAACCGCGGGACTAGCCTCCTCTGTCGGTGACTCTCTCGAGGAGAAGGGCTGGGGCGGCGCCGCCCTCGGCATTGGCAGCCGGGCAAACGCCGCTGCCGACGACGTTGCCACGACGCAGATCTACTACAGCGACCCCGAGCACGAGGCCGCCGTTCTCCAGCTCGTGCACGATCTCGGCGTCGGCCAGCCGCGCCTCTCGAACGACTACCCGGCCTCGCCCATCACGATCCTGATCGGCGCGGACTACGTGGCTCCCGCCGCCTAAAACACCCCCTGATCGAGGGCGCGAACATTACGCCTCTGTTTAATCTGCGTCTACGGGGTGACGGATCGTCACATAACTCTCCACTTTTGCTCAGTTCGTCGCTACTATCTGGACTGGTCGCTCATCCGGCTCCCATGTGAGGCATGCTCCACAGCACATCTCTCCGAGAACCAGGTAGACCCGAACTACGTTCGGATCGGCGACTCGGCGCCGTACCGCGTGCGCCGCTGACGATACACAGCAGGGAGTTGCACAATGGCGAACGGATCCGTGAAGTGGTTCAACGCTGAAAAGGGCTACGGATTCATCACCGTCGAAGGCGGAGGACAGGACGTTTTCGTCCACTACTCGGCCATCGACATGAGCGGATACAAAGTTCTCGAAGAGGGCCAGCAGGTGGTCTTCGACGTCGGAACAGGATCGAAGGGTCCCCAGGCGGAATCAGTGCGCCTGGCCTAAACAACCGCCGGGATAACCGGCACCAATCGGGGGGCGCGCCCCTCAGCTGACGCCGCTCCCGCCGGGGGCGGCGTTAGTGTGTGGCCTGTGATTGCGACACTGCGGGTGGGGAGCAGGGCTGCCGCGGCGGGAATTCTCGTTGCGTTGACAGCCATGACAGCGGGATGCGCGGCGGAGGCGACTGTTGTCACCAAGTCGGCTGCGCCCGCCTACGAGAGCACGTACGAGCAGCCAGCTCCGACCCACATCGCCCCCCTGCGCGGCACAACGGTCGAGGCGGGTTCGCTCGATCACGCGGCCGTCATGGCCAAGATCGACAACCACTGGAGCGCCCGACCGCAGCTGGGGCTTTCGGCCACAGACATCGTGTTCGAGGAGCTGGTCGAGGGTGGCATCACGCGTTACGTGGCCGTCTGGCACTCGACCGTGCCCGAGCAGTTCGGTCCCGTGCGTTCGATTCGCCCCATGGACCCCGACATTGCCGCGCCCTTCGGCGGCATCATCTTCTATGCCGGAGGCCAGCCGCAGTTCGTCAGCATGATGCGCAATACCCCCGTATACAACGCCATCCATGGCCAACCGGATACTGCCGACTACATGTTTCGGGCCAGCGATCGCACAGCACCCCATAACGTGATCGCCGAGGCGAGCAAGTTTTTGGCAGCGCACTCCGATATCGCCGCTCCGACGTTGCAGTTCGCCTACGCTGCGGATGCCGCCTCGTCGACCGCAGCAAAAGAGGGCAGCCCGACCCAGTCACTCGACCTAGCCTTTTCCACCCAGTTCCGCCCATCGTGGACGTGGGATGCCGCCAGTAGCCGATTCCTGCGCTGGCAGGACGGCAAGCCCGATACCGATGCGAGCGACGGCCAGCAACTCGCGGCCACCAACGTTGTGACCTTGCGCGTGCCCGTCACGATGAGTGCCGTGCCGAAAACCGAACTCATCGGCAGCGGGGAGGCGTGGGTCTCCACGGGGGGCGGCACCGTTCATGCCACCTGGAGCAAGGCATCCGCGACGGCCCCCATCACGCTCATGGGCGACGACGGAATCACCGTTCGGCTAGGGGCGGGCAACACCTGGATCGAACTCGTTCCGCTGGCCGGCAGCTTCTCTGCGGTGCCTCCCGGCGCCTGAGCGAACGTTTCTAGCCCTAAGCCGTTGTGCGCAGCCACTCGTCAAATGTGACCGAGCCGCGCTGAGCATCCGGGCCCGGCAGCAGGGTGCCGTCGCGCATCGCCGTGCCCATTCCGCCCGGCAGGGGCACGGAGGCGATGGGAATGCGCCACCCCTTTGCCCTCGCATACGCGCGGGCGAGAGTAACGAGCCGCTCCTCGCGCGGCCCCGCCAGATCGCTAACGCGACCCTGAGCATCCTGTTCGGCCACATCGACGAGCCGCTCGGCCACTTCACGCGCGGCTACGGGTTGCGTGCGCATGATCGGGATCGTGCGCACCGGCCCAAGCTTGGCCCGATCGAGCATCTGCGCGGCGAACTCGTGAAACTGGGTGGCCCGCAGGATGCTCCACGGCACGGTGCTGCCAGCGACGATGTTCTCCTGCAGAACCTTGCCCGCGTAGTAACCCGATGGCGCCTTGTCCACGTTCACGATGGAGAGGACGACGTGGTTTCGGATGCCGGTCGCGTCACCTGCGGCGAGCAGATTGGTCGTTGCGGTGCGAAAGAAGTGCCGAGAAGTCTGAGCTGAGGTGGTGACCACGCTCGACACGTCGACGATGCTGTCGGCGCCGACAACCGCCCTGGCCACCGACACAGGGTCGAGCAGGTCGATGCCCGCCGAGCGGCTGATCTCGACGGGAGTATGGCCGCGTTCTCGGGCAACATCGCCAACGAAACGGCCTACGGCCCCGGTTGCTCCAGCGATTGCGATTCTCACGGGCGGCTTCCTCTCAGTAAGTCGGTGAATGCTGGGGGATGGTTCAGTTGTGGCTCTGCGGTGAAGTTCGTGCGTGGTGCCGTCCGCACCGTGAGCCTAACCCGGCAAGCGCACGCGCCCGGGCCTGCAAGCAAGGGCCTCTGAGCTTGCACTCGCTAGGGCAGAGTGCCAGAATCATTTAGCACTCCCTTTGGGAGAGTGCCAACAAGCTGATGCAATTTCCGACGTCCGGGAGGGACGAGAAACACACATGGCAAAGATCATTGCTTTCAATGAAGAGGCCCGTCGTGGCCTTGAGCGCGGCCTCAACACGCTTGCGGACGCCGTCAAGGTGACGCTTGGCCCGCGCGGCCGCAACGTCGTACTCGAGAAGAAGTGGGGAGCCCCCACGATCACGAACGACGGCGTCTCCATCGCCAAGGAGATCGAGCTCGACGACCCGTTCGAGAAGATCGGTGCTGAGCTCGTCAAGGAGGTCGCCAAGAAGACCGACGACGTCGCCGGAGACGGAACCACCACCGCTACTGTGCTCGCCCAGGCTCTGGTTCGCGAAGGCCTGCGCAACGTCGCAGCCGGCGCAGACCCGATCAGCCTCAAGCGCGGCATCGAGAAGGCCACCGCTTCGGTGATCGAGGCCCTCGTTGCTTCCGCCAAGGAGATCGAGACCAAGGAAGAGATCGCGGCTACCGCATCCATCTCTGCCGGTGACGCCGAGATCGGCGCACTGATCGCCGAGGCGATCGACAAGGTCGGCAAGGAAGGTGTTGTCACCGTTGAGGAGTCGAACACGTTCGGCACCGAGCTTGAGCTCACCGAGGGTATGCGCTTCGACAAGGGTTACCTGTCGGCATACTTCGTGACCGACCCCGAGCGCCAGGAGACGGTATTCGAGGACCCCTACATCCTCATCGTCAACGGCAAGATCTCGAACATCAAGGATCTGCTCCCCATCGTCGACAAGGTGATCCAGGCTGGCAAGCAGCTGCTCATCATTGCTGAGGATGTCGACGGCGAGGCTCTGGCCACGCTCGTTGTGAACAAGATCCGCGGCATCTTCAAGTCGGTTGCCGTCAAGGCTCCCGGCTTCGGCGACCGTCGCAAGGCTCAGCTGCAGGACATCGCCATCCTCACCGGTGGTCAGGTCATCAGCGAAGAGGTCGGCCTCAAGCTCGAGAATGCAACGCTTGACCTTCTTGGTCGCGCCCGCAAGGTCGTTATCACCAAGGACGAGACCACGATCGTCGAGGGTGCCGGCGATGCTTCGGCCATCGAGGGTCGCGTCAAGCAGATCCGCGCCGAGATCGAGAACACCGACAGCGACTACGACCGGGAGAAGCTCCAGGAGCGTCTCGCCAAGCTTGCTGGTGGCGTCGCCGTCATCAAGGCCGGAGCCGCAACCGAGGTTGAGCTCAAGGAGCGCAAGCACCGCATCGAGGACGCCGTTCGCAACGCGAAGGCAGCCGTCGAAGAGGGCATCGTCGCCGGTGGTGGCGTTGCGCTCATCCAGGCCGGCGAGGTCGCGTTTGCTAGCGCAGCGATGACCGACCTGGTTGGCGACGAGGCGACCGGTGCGAACATCGTTCGCGTCGCGATCGACGCTCCGCTCAAGCAGATCGCCGCCAACGCGGGCCTCGAGCCCGGTGTTGTCGCCGAGAAGGTGCGCAACCTTCCTGCTGGCCAGGGCCTCAACGCCGCGACTGGTGAGTACGTCGACATGCTCGCCGCTGGCATCAACGACCCGGTGAAGGTAACCCGCTCCGCGCTGCTCAACGCAGCGTCGATCGCCGGTCTCTTCCTCACCACCGAGGCCGTCGTCGCCGAGAAGCCCGAGAAGAACCCTGCACCCATGGGTGACCCGTCGGGTGGCATGGACTTCTAGTCCACGCCGGGCATTAGCTCGAACTAGTACGCCAGAAGGGCGGCTCCTGCGGGAGCCGCCCTTCTGCTGTTAAGGCGGGTCGTGTGTACGCGCGGGTGGTGGCGGCGGGAGCTGCTGCCGGCTCGCCGCACCCGAACGGGTTCGCCGCGCCCCGACGCTGCTGCCGGGCTAGCGCACGAAGAGGCTCGCGTTGGCCTGCTCTGCCTCGGCATACTGCTGCCCGGCGCGGCCGAGGGCGTGGGTGATGCCCGTGAGGCTCTGTTCCACCAGGTGCTGGGTGTTGCGCCAGTCGCTCACGACCGACTGAAAGGCCGTCGACGCCTGGCCCGTCCACGACGACTGCAGGGAGACAAGCTGCCCCAGCATCCCGCTCACCTCGCCCTGGATGCGCGCCGCAGATGCCCGCAGCGCGCTCTCGGCTGAGAGCACGGCATCGCTGTCGACCTGATACTGCGTCATGGGGTGTCCCTTCGTCGCGGCTGCCCCTGTGGCGGCCGGCACGGGCCACGGTAGGTGGGCCGAGCGACGGGGGATGCGCGGCTAGGACTTGGGTGTGCGCGGAGGCGAGACGTAGTCGTCGGGGAGGAGAGGCAGAGTGAGGCGGAACGTTGCCCCGCCGCCGGGGGTCTCGAGAACCGTGACGTTGCCCTTGTGGGCGTCGACGATCGCCGCGACGATAGCCAGGCCGAGCCCGCTTCCGCCCGTCTCCCGCGTGCGGGAGGTGTCGGCGCGCCAGAATCGCTGGAAGATCTTGTCGCGAATCTGCGGGGGCACGCCTTCGCCATGGTCGACGATGTCAAGTTGCGCGGTGCGGCGGACGGCATCCACTCGCACCACAAGGTCGATGGGGCTGCCATCCGGGGTGAACCGCAGCGCGTTTCCGATGAGGTTCGTGATCACCTGGCGCAGCTTGTTCTCTTCGCCCAACACCACGGCAGGCACGACGAGCGTTGAATACTCCGCCTCGGGCGCTGCCGGCTCGTCCGCCGGAGAACTGGCTCCCTGGCGCACCGAGCGTGACCGAAGCGACCGCAGGCGAGCCAGCTGCGCTCCGGCGAACGCGATGGGGCCGGTTGTCGCCGAACGATTCGCGGGCTCTGGCTCAGATTGGATGCTGTTGGAGGGCGCGAGCTCTGGCTCTTCGACTCGCACCGAGACTGTGCGGTCGGGGGCCTGCGCCATGGCGTCGAGGGCCGCATCGTGGGCCAGTGGGAGCAGGTCCACGGGGGCGAGCCGAAGGGGCTTCTTCTCGTCAGCACGAGCGAGTTCGAGGAGATCCTCCACCAGCTCTCCCATGCGGATCGCTTCTTTCTCGATGCGCTCCATCGCTTGGGCGACATCCTCTGGCTTCTCCAGGGCGCCCATGCGGTACAGCTCGGCATAGCCGCGCACGGAGACAAGGGGGGTGCGCAGTTCGTGGCTGGCGTCGCCGACAAAGCGGCGCATCTGATCGATGGTGCGGGCGCGGTCGGCGAAGGCCCGATCGATGCGCCCCAGCATGACGTTGAGTGAGCGGTTGAGCCTGCCGACTTCGGTGTTGGGGGTGGCCCCGGGGAGTCGTTGACTAAAGTCGCCTCCGGCGATTGCCGCTGCGGTGGCTTCGACCTCGCGCAGGGGCCGGAACGTGGAGGTCACGAGCAACCGGGTGAGGGCCGCGCTCAGCACGACGACGGAGAGGGCAAAGCCGAGAAAGATCGCCGTGTAGCGGGTGATCGTGGCATTCGTCTCGTCGAGACGTTGGCCGATCACCAGGGTTGCAACATTGCCCGTATCGACGTTCTCCACGGGGAAGGCGACAACGCGGGTTTGGCTTGTGTGGGTCGCGTTCTGCAGCGTGACGGCGCCCTCCAGCTGGATGACCGTCGGCAGTGTCAGCTCGCTGAGCACGGGTCGCAGGTGCGCCTCGTCTTTGTCGAGGTTGTCCTCGATGAGCTTGCCCGAGTAGTCCACAAGCGCCATGTAGAACGGCGACGGGCCGAGTGAACCGGATGAGATGGAGTCGGTGTCGAGATCGATTTGCCACGCAGTGATGTCGGCCGCCGCGGACTTGATGTTGTCGTCAACGCGGTCGAGAAGATAGGTGCGGAGCACCGACATGGTGCCGACCCCCGCAACGAGCAGACCTGCCGTCACGATGAATACGGTAACCCCGGTGATCTTGGTTCGAAGGGAGATCGAATCCCACCACTCAAGGGGCCTGGATGCAGTCATCATGCTTGTATCACCACGTCAGGTTACGTGCTCGGGCTGAGCGCAACATCCGCACCCCCTGGGCGCAGCGTCAGGATTTGTCGACCTTGAGCATGTAGCCGAATCCGCGCTTGGTTTGAATCATGGGTTCGTCGGAATACTGGTCCAATTTGCGCCGCAGGTAGGAGACGTAAGATTCCACGATTCCGGCATCTCCGTTGAAGTCGTATTCCCACACGTGGTCGAGAATCTGCGCCTTGCTCAGCACCCGGTTGGGGTTGAGCATCAGGTAGCGCAGCAGCTTGAACTCCGTGGGGCTCAACTCGACCTGGTCGTTGCCGACCGTGACCTCGTGGGTGTCCTGATCCATCGTCAGTTCGCCAGCGCGGATGATCGCGTCTTCTTCGTCTTGCATCGTGCGGCGCAGGATGGCTTTGATGCGGGCGACGATCTCGTCGAGGCTAAATGGCTTGGTTACATAGTCGTCGCCGCCCACAGTGAGGCCCGTGATCTTGTCCTCGGTGTCGTCCTTGGCCGTGAGAAACAGGATGGGGGAGGTGTAGCCGGAGGAGCGCAACCGTTTGGTCACGCCGAAACCGTTCATGTCGGGCAGCATGACGTCGAGGATGATCAGGTCTGGCTCTTCTTCGAGCACGGCTGAGATGGCCTGGGCGCCGTTGCCGACGGCCCGCACGGCAAAGCCTGCGAAGCGAAGGCTCGTGGTGAGCAGGTCGCGGATGTTGGGCTCGTCGTCGACGATCAGAATCTTAGGTCCGTCACTCATGACCCCAGTATCTGAAAGTTGTCTGGATGCGGACTGGGAGTATCAAAGTCTGCGTGAAGCCCCAGAATGCGGGCGTAGAGTCCGCACGCATGAGCGCGGAAACACTTCTGATCGTGGGCGGCGGGCTCGCAGCCGCTACTGCGGCGGAACAACTGCGAGCGAATGGCTTCGCCGGCACTATCCGCATCATCGCGGCCGAACGGCATCGCCCCTACATCCGCCCGCCGCTCTCGAAGGGGTATCTGCTGGGCACAGAGGGCAGGAATGCCGTAGATGCGCAGCCTGCCGAATGGTACGAGCAGAACGGGATCGAGCTCATTCTGGGAGCTATCGCGACCTCCGTCGACCCAGCCTGCCACCATGTCGGTCTCGCAGATGGGCGGGCTTTCGACTACGACCGGCTCCTGCTGGCCACGGGGGCGAGTCCGCGCCATCTTGAGCTGCCCGGAGCGCAGAGCGTGGGAGTTCACTACTTGCGCACTCTCGACCAGAGCGACGACCTGCGGGCGGCGTTGAGCGAGGGAGGCCGAACGGTTGCTGTGGTGGGCGCCGGGTGGATCGGGCTCGAACTCGCTGCCGCCGCCCAGGTCTATGGCAATGAGGTCACAGTGATAGGGCGGGGCGAGGAGCCGTTGCAGGCGGCCATCGGGGTCGAGCTTGGCCGCGTATTCAGGCGAATGCATGAGGAGCACGGGGTGCGGTTCCGGATGCAAGCGAGCCCTCAGTCGTTCATCGAGCGCGATGGGGCAGTCGCCGCAGTCGTGACCGAATCCGGTGAGGTGGCCGCCGACCTGGTGATCGTGGGCGCCGGGGTCGTGCCCGCAACGGCCTTGGCGGCATCCGCAGGGCTTATCGTGCTCGACGGCATTGTGGTCGACGAGTCACTGCGTTCATCGGACACCGACATCTTTGCCGCAGGGGATGTGGCCAATCCGTGGAATGCGGTTCTCGCCCGGCATGCCCGCTCAGAACACTGGGCCAATGCCATCGCGAGCGGCACGGTTGCCGCCAAGACGATGCTCGATATCCCCGCTGTTCTCGATGATGTGCCCTACTTCTATACCGATCAGTACGACCTCGGCATGGAGTTTTCGGGCTATTCGTCGCTCTTGCAAACGGCGAGAGTCGTCTATCGCGGCGACGTTGGCGCCCGCGAATTCATGGCGTTCTGGCTGGCCGGCGACCGCGTTGTGGCCGGGATGAACGTGAACGTGTGGGACGTGCACGAGCAGATCGTGGCGCTCGTGCGGTCGCTCGAGTCGGTCGACCGCGAGAAGCTTGCCGACCCTTCGGTGCCGCTCGCGAGCCTCGCGGGCTGACCGACCCCTCACCGCGCCCATCACGGGGTGCCACTATGGGGGAATGAGCTTTGCCCTTCCCCCGTTGACCACTCCCGTGCGCATGCTCGGCCCCCGAAGTTTCGACTTCTCGCGCCGCGTCGCTGTCATGGCAATCGTCAACCGCACTCCCGATTCGTTCTATGACGAGGGGCGCACGTTCGCCCTAGACGCTGCCGTGGCGGCATCGCTGACGGCGGTCGAGGACGGTGCCGACTGGGTGGACATCGGTGGCGTTCCGTTTGCCCCCGGCGACCCCCTGCCCGCACACGAGGAGGCCGACAGGGTCGTGCCCGTGATCGAGGCTGTGCGTGCGGCATCCGATGTCATCATCTCTGTCGACACGTTCCATGCGGAGGTTGCCCGCCGCAGCATCGAGGCCGGCGCCAATGTGATCAACGACACGACGGGCATGAGTGACCCCGACTTGGCGAGAGTCGTTGCCGAGAGCAACGCGAGCCTGGTGATCACGCACAGCCTGGCGCAGCCGCGCACCCCGTTCGCCCACCCTCGCTACACCGACGTGGTCAGCGAGGTGACCGGCTACCTTCGACGCAAGGTGCGGGCGGCCATGGATGCGGGCATCCCGGCGCACAGGCTCTTTATCGACCCCGGCCCCGACCTCAACAAGAACACCCTGCATACGCTTGAGATTGTGCGCAGATTCGACGAGATCGCTGCCATCGGGTTGCCGGCGCTCGCGGCCCTGTCAAACAAGGACTTTATCGGCGAGACCCTCGACCTGCCCAAGGCGCAGCGTCTTGAGGGGTCCATCGCGGCGGCTGTCGCGTGCGTTCTGCAGGGGGCCCGCATCGTGCGCGTCCACGAGGTGGCACCCACCGTCGCCGCCGTTCGCATGGCCGAGGCCGTGCTGGGGTTGCGCCAGCCCGCCTACCTCAAGCACAACATGGGCGAGTTCAATGAGTGAGTCAGGGTCGGGATCGATCAGGATGCTGCGGCCGTACGCATCGCTCGACGACGATGGCCTCGCCGCCGTCTATGCGGTGCACGACCGCGCAGTTCCGTGGCTGCGCGTCAACTTCATCACCAGCATCGACGGTGCGGCCACCCACGACGGCCTCTCCGGGGGACTCGGCACCTCGGCCGACCGCAGGGTGTTCGACGTGTTGCGCTGGCTCGCCGACGTGATCGTAGTCGGCGCGGGAACCGTGAGAACCGAAGGCTA is drawn from Salinibacterium hongtaonis and contains these coding sequences:
- a CDS encoding NAD(P)/FAD-dependent oxidoreductase, with the translated sequence MSAETLLIVGGGLAAATAAEQLRANGFAGTIRIIAAERHRPYIRPPLSKGYLLGTEGRNAVDAQPAEWYEQNGIELILGAIATSVDPACHHVGLADGRAFDYDRLLLATGASPRHLELPGAQSVGVHYLRTLDQSDDLRAALSEGGRTVAVVGAGWIGLELAAAAQVYGNEVTVIGRGEEPLQAAIGVELGRVFRRMHEEHGVRFRMQASPQSFIERDGAVAAVVTESGEVAADLVIVGAGVVPATALAASAGLIVLDGIVVDESLRSSDTDIFAAGDVANPWNAVLARHARSEHWANAIASGTVAAKTMLDIPAVLDDVPYFYTDQYDLGMEFSGYSSLLQTARVVYRGDVGAREFMAFWLAGDRVVAGMNVNVWDVHEQIVALVRSLESVDREKLADPSVPLASLAG
- the folP gene encoding dihydropteroate synthase is translated as MSFALPPLTTPVRMLGPRSFDFSRRVAVMAIVNRTPDSFYDEGRTFALDAAVAASLTAVEDGADWVDIGGVPFAPGDPLPAHEEADRVVPVIEAVRAASDVIISVDTFHAEVARRSIEAGANVINDTTGMSDPDLARVVAESNASLVITHSLAQPRTPFAHPRYTDVVSEVTGYLRRKVRAAMDAGIPAHRLFIDPGPDLNKNTLHTLEIVRRFDEIAAIGLPALAALSNKDFIGETLDLPKAQRLEGSIAAAVACVLQGARIVRVHEVAPTVAAVRMAEAVLGLRQPAYLKHNMGEFNE